In the Helicobacter sp. 11S03491-1 genome, one interval contains:
- a CDS encoding outer membrane beta-barrel protein produces MNKFYASITMVSLIASLSLGMDEKAKTGFFGGLDLSVANYHYSDLPDLAGIASSSASGAKLSEVIVGPQSRSSFNYGLKGGYQFYFTPKHGVRATIHFLMGNYNGDQKAMISPTSGGGGTSTSGISISNTGSVSYFGLRYGVSVDYLYDFYNSDKSAIGLSAGFGYELANYVGGKAKNVATTPLGDKITEAKNSLFGTGTYLNLGTHYYFTHSQIEFGLKIPFNTFGSDSYVANGATKNTSVDPKTSKASVGYEYGFLTVYPSVHLNYTYRF; encoded by the coding sequence ATGAATAAATTTTATGCTTCCATTACAATGGTTTCTTTGATAGCAAGTCTATCTTTGGGTATGGATGAAAAAGCAAAAACAGGATTTTTTGGAGGGTTAGATTTGAGTGTGGCAAATTACCACTATAGCGATTTGCCCGACCTTGCAGGAATTGCAAGTAGCAGTGCAAGTGGTGCAAAACTTAGCGAAGTTATTGTTGGTCCTCAATCACGATCATCTTTTAACTATGGTCTTAAGGGCGGGTATCAATTTTATTTCACCCCTAAGCATGGAGTGCGCGCAACAATCCACTTCCTTATGGGGAATTATAATGGCGATCAAAAAGCAATGATAAGCCCAACTAGTGGGGGAGGAGGCACAAGCACTAGTGGTATAAGTATCTCTAATACAGGGAGTGTCAGTTATTTTGGTCTGCGTTATGGAGTGAGTGTAGATTATCTTTATGATTTTTATAATTCTGATAAATCAGCCATAGGTCTCTCAGCCGGTTTTGGTTATGAATTGGCTAATTATGTTGGAGGTAAAGCCAAAAATGTAGCAACAACTCCTCTCGGGGATAAAATTACTGAAGCAAAAAATTCTCTTTTTGGCACGGGCACTTATCTCAATCTGGGGACTCATTATTATTTCACCCATTCTCAAATTGAATTTGGGCTCAAAATTCCTTTTAATACGTTTGGTTCAGATTCTTATGTCGCTAATGGCGCTACAAAAAACACAAGCGTCGATCCAAAAACTTCAAAAGCTTCAGTGGGCTATGAATATGGATTTTTGACTGTATATCCCTCTGTGCATCTTAACTATACTTATCGCTTCTAG
- a CDS encoding chaperone NapD, producing the protein MNISSIIIKVDSKYWDKVMMALGCIDGVEVSLCDLKVATIIAVISAQDVGKEIESLQKIEQIQGVLSAKMHYSYSEEEFEKPLQPHQLAQKIENIDAKNVRYRGSISSWLEKK; encoded by the coding sequence ATGAATATTTCAAGTATTATTATTAAAGTAGATTCAAAGTATTGGGATAAGGTTATGATGGCATTAGGGTGTATTGATGGAGTAGAGGTATCCTTATGTGATCTAAAAGTTGCTACTATCATTGCTGTAATTAGTGCCCAAGATGTTGGCAAAGAGATTGAGAGTTTGCAAAAAATAGAACAAATTCAAGGAGTATTGAGCGCTAAAATGCACTATAGCTATTCCGAAGAGGAATTTGAAAAGCCATTGCAACCACATCAACTGGCACAAAAAATTGAAAATATTGATGCCAAAAACGTCCGCTATAGAGGGAGCATTAGTTCTTGGCTGGAAAAAAAATAA
- the napH gene encoding quinol dehydrogenase ferredoxin subunit NapH, which produces MVKYRFLILRRIFQIGILILFFLGNASWISVLGKSHIVYQGNIGGFDYEGKNLAIGKTKTTFLPILQGNLSSSKIFGVIPMSDPLGALELILAGGVLAWDIYLGLLLVIVVYGVFFGRAYCSYVCPLNLATDLAGYLRRITGLSYLPKQIQLNRNAKYGVLFLSLLLSFVFGVAVFEMINPIGMLYRGIVFGMGIGFLGVLVVFLFDLLLLKNGFCGHICPVGAIFSLIGKYSIWRVKYDFDKCTRCMKCVQVCSENQVLHMVGKHSSAVADMACIKCGRCIEVCDDKALQYGIVNLIKRR; this is translated from the coding sequence ATGGTTAAATATAGATTTTTGATTCTTAGACGTATTTTTCAGATTGGGATTTTGATTTTATTTTTTTTAGGTAATGCTTCGTGGATATCAGTGTTAGGGAAGTCTCACATAGTTTATCAAGGCAATATCGGCGGCTTTGATTATGAGGGTAAAAATTTAGCCATAGGAAAAACAAAAACAACTTTTTTACCTATTTTGCAGGGAAATTTAAGTAGTTCTAAAATCTTTGGAGTCATTCCAATGAGTGATCCTCTTGGAGCATTGGAGTTGATTTTGGCAGGAGGGGTTTTGGCATGGGATATTTATCTGGGATTGCTTCTTGTGATCGTTGTTTATGGGGTATTTTTTGGAAGGGCTTATTGTAGTTATGTTTGCCCTTTGAATTTGGCAACAGATTTGGCAGGTTATCTTAGAAGAATCACGGGTTTGAGTTATTTGCCCAAGCAAATTCAATTAAATCGAAATGCTAAATATGGTGTTTTATTTTTAAGTTTGTTGCTTAGTTTTGTCTTTGGTGTAGCTGTTTTTGAAATGATAAACCCTATTGGAATGCTTTATCGGGGTATTGTTTTTGGAATGGGAATAGGGTTTTTGGGCGTGTTGGTGGTTTTTTTGTTTGATTTATTGTTGTTAAAAAATGGATTTTGTGGGCACATTTGTCCGGTAGGAGCTATTTTTAGCTTGATTGGCAAGTATAGTATTTGGCGTGTGAAATATGATTTTGATAAATGCACACGATGTATGAAATGTGTGCAGGTATGTTCAGAAAATCAAGTATTGCATATGGTAGGCAAACACAGCAGTGCTGTCGCTGATATGGCTTGTATTAAATGTGGCAGATGTATTGAAGTGTGTGATGATAAAGCATTGCAGTATGGAATAGTTAATTTAATTAAAAGGAGATAA
- the napG gene encoding ferredoxin-type protein NapG — translation MKKGFDLSRRKNLVKIFQTAGMIAVGGLVWSAYVHEAKASAPFLLPPGARQKDEFLKSCIKCGMCVEACPYYTLKLAQPQDGIVVGIPYFTPREIPCYMCEDIPCLKACPSGALDKNLLKDGDSLNINQARMGVAIIDTKHCIAYGGIQCDACYRACPLIDKALYLEYKRNKNTHKHALLLPMVDNGICTGCGKCEQACITQVASIRVLPHEFVLGKTAPGYIQTWVEDENRHTPINIKRSSDNPTDYLNNGGL, via the coding sequence ATGAAAAAAGGCTTTGATTTAAGCAGACGCAAAAATCTTGTCAAAATATTTCAGACTGCCGGAATGATAGCAGTAGGGGGATTGGTGTGGAGCGCATATGTTCATGAGGCGAAAGCATCCGCACCTTTTTTACTTCCTCCGGGAGCTAGGCAAAAAGATGAGTTTTTAAAAAGCTGCATTAAGTGTGGCATGTGCGTAGAAGCTTGTCCTTATTATACTCTGAAGCTTGCGCAGCCTCAAGATGGTATTGTTGTGGGTATTCCATATTTTACTCCACGAGAAATACCTTGCTATATGTGTGAGGATATTCCTTGTTTGAAGGCTTGTCCTAGTGGTGCTTTGGATAAAAATCTTCTTAAAGATGGAGATAGTCTCAATATTAATCAAGCAAGAATGGGTGTAGCCATCATTGATACAAAACATTGTATTGCCTATGGGGGTATTCAATGTGATGCGTGCTACCGTGCCTGTCCTTTGATAGATAAGGCTTTGTATTTGGAATATAAAAGAAATAAAAATACACATAAGCACGCCTTATTGCTTCCGATGGTAGATAATGGCATTTGTACCGGATGTGGCAAATGTGAGCAAGCATGTATAACTCAGGTTGCATCTATTAGGGTTTTGCCCCATGAGTTTGTGCTTGGAAAAACAGCGCCGGGCTATATTCAGACATGGGTAGAAGATGAAAATAGACATACCCCTATAAACATCAAAAGATCCTCGGATAATCCGACAGATTATCTCAATAATGGGGGATTGTGA
- a CDS encoding 4Fe-4S binding protein has protein sequence MLFKKTSKKTSWREVFIPKTPNVLFLPYEKNSSEFCAQCEGECVSVCEEKIIIKQKGAIPYLDFQSNGCIFCKKCAQICEEYHEEEGVLDSSLEDKILGRAEIMELSCFAYQGVICSSCKDICNGSIKFAGMFYPHVLETCTGCGLCISRCPQGSIQVIALKDKKS, from the coding sequence GTGCTCTTTAAAAAAACTTCCAAAAAAACTTCTTGGAGGGAAGTATTTATTCCAAAAACTCCTAATGTCCTCTTTCTTCCTTATGAGAAAAATTCTAGTGAATTTTGCGCACAATGTGAAGGTGAATGTGTGAGTGTATGTGAAGAAAAAATCATTATAAAACAAAAAGGTGCTATACCTTATTTGGATTTTCAATCAAACGGTTGTATTTTTTGTAAAAAATGCGCTCAAATTTGTGAAGAATATCACGAAGAAGAGGGAGTTTTGGATTCTTCTTTGGAAGATAAGATTTTAGGAAGGGCAGAGATTATGGAATTATCTTGTTTTGCATATCAAGGGGTTATTTGTTCTTCATGCAAAGATATTTGTAATGGTTCTATAAAATTTGCAGGTATGTTTTACCCGCATGTCTTGGAGACTTGCACAGGTTGTGGGTTGTGTATTTCCAGATGCCCACAAGGAAGTATTCAGGTAATAGCCCTAAAAGATAAAAAAAGTTAG
- a CDS encoding nitrate reductase cytochrome c-type subunit: MKFKILGLIVVAGLMVACSSDTQEEVNEVSAQDLGLRKAPVSDEKDVSLSDYQYSTSPAGESQKIERSYENAPPLIPHDTEGMLDITQDNNMCLGCHAPDVAQSVGATPVPKSHTYDLRNHHAIKDGIAQSRYNCTQCHVPQANAKPLVKNNFTPVFKSERAKSRSNLLDVINEGVK; encoded by the coding sequence ATGAAGTTTAAAATATTAGGATTGATTGTGGTAGCAGGGTTGATGGTAGCTTGTTCATCAGATACACAAGAAGAAGTAAATGAAGTGAGTGCTCAAGACTTAGGGCTTAGAAAAGCTCCTGTTTCTGATGAAAAAGATGTTTCACTCAGCGATTATCAATACAGTACATCGCCTGCCGGAGAGAGTCAAAAAATTGAGCGTTCTTATGAAAATGCCCCTCCACTTATCCCACATGATACAGAGGGGATGTTAGATATTACTCAGGATAATAATATGTGTTTGGGCTGTCATGCTCCTGATGTAGCACAATCAGTTGGAGCAACTCCTGTGCCCAAATCTCATACCTATGATTTGAGAAATCACCATGCAATCAAAGATGGCATAGCCCAAAGTCGTTATAATTGCACCCAATGCCACGTGCCTCAAGCAAATGCTAAGCCTTTGGTAAAAAATAATTTTACACCTGTATTTAAGTCCGAAAGAGCTAAATCAAGATCTAATTTGCTTGATGTGATTAATGAAGGAGTCAAATAG